One region of Pangasianodon hypophthalmus isolate fPanHyp1 chromosome 15, fPanHyp1.pri, whole genome shotgun sequence genomic DNA includes:
- the ttc1 gene encoding tetratricopeptide repeat protein 1 isoform X1 encodes MTRQNTRRSFVLFLEGSWEPCGVSVRIELSMEGETEALAAMADSLKVSDTGGHPDGQSTRNQEEDCFYDCEETFPAERTSLAINQTEMTHSEGTVNELQTDSIRNPDTGEESAQASNPFEGNAATRGHEPLEKDTVLAEGAYERIGEGDERRTDTDSEFKEEATKLSEYDDEYLREAEKNLTEEEKESRKVESMALKEKGNAQFKNQEYVEAQKSYTDALAVCPVCYSKERSILFSNRAAARMHLEEKTDAISDCTKAIELNPNYVRAILRRAELYEQTEKLDEALEDYKTVLEKDPGIPAAREACCRLPRQIEERNEKLKEEMLGKLKDLGNMILRPFGLSTANFQVKQDDDTGSYSVNFVQNPNSNNR; translated from the exons ATGACGCGTCAGAACACCCGAAGAAGCTTCGTGTTGTTTCTAGAAGGGAGCTGGGAGCCGTGCGGAGTTTCTGTTAG AATTGAGCTATCGATGGAGGGTGAGACTGAGGCATTGGCTGCCATGGCCGATTCTTTGAAGGTCTCGGACACAGGAGGACATCCAGATGGCCAGAGCACTAGAAATCAGGAAGAGGACTGTTTTTATGACTGCGAGGAGACCTTTCCTGCAGAGAGAACGTCACTTGCCATAAATCAAACAGAGATGACACACAGTGAAGGAACAGTGAATGAATTACAGACAGATTCCATTAGAAATCCTGACACAGGTGAAGAATCTGCACAGGCTTCTAATCCATTTGAAGGAAATGCTGCTACAAGGGGACATGAGCCACTGGAGAAAGATACAGTGCTGGCAGAAGGAGCGTATGAAAGGATTGGAGAGGGAGATGAAAGGAGGACAGACACGGACTCAGAATTCAAGGAAGAGGCAACAAAGCTTAGTGAGTATGATGACGAGTATTTACGAGAAGCAGAGAAAAACctgacagaggaagagaaagag AGCAGAAAAGTAGAGAGTATGGCACTGAAAGAAAAGGGCAACGCACAGTTCAAGAACCAGG AGTATGTAGAGGCTCAGAAATCGTACACTGATGCACTGGCAGTCTGTCCTGTGTGCTACAGCAAGGAGAGGTCCATCCTCTTCTCGAACCGAGCAGCAGCACGCATGCACCTG GAAGAGAAAACAGACGCCATCAGTGACTGCACTAAAG CTATAGAGCTGAATCCAAACTATGTGCGTGCCATTCTGCGAAGAGCAGAGCTGTATGAGCAAACAGAGAAACTTGATGAAGCTCTGGAGGACTACAAGACTGTGCTGGAGAAAGACCCAGGCATCCCGGCAGCAAGAGAAGCCTGCTGT AGATTACCACGACAGATCGAGGAACgaaatgaaaaactgaaagaagagATGCTgg gTAAACTTAAGGATTTGGGCAACATGATTTTGCGTCCTTTCGGCCTCTCCACTGCCAACTTCCAGGTCAAACAGGATGACGACACAGGATCCTACTCTGttaactttgttcagaatcccaacagcaacaacagatAG
- the ttc1 gene encoding tetratricopeptide repeat protein 1 isoform X2, whose protein sequence is MEGETEALAAMADSLKVSDTGGHPDGQSTRNQEEDCFYDCEETFPAERTSLAINQTEMTHSEGTVNELQTDSIRNPDTGEESAQASNPFEGNAATRGHEPLEKDTVLAEGAYERIGEGDERRTDTDSEFKEEATKLSEYDDEYLREAEKNLTEEEKESRKVESMALKEKGNAQFKNQEYVEAQKSYTDALAVCPVCYSKERSILFSNRAAARMHLEEKTDAISDCTKAIELNPNYVRAILRRAELYEQTEKLDEALEDYKTVLEKDPGIPAAREACCRLPRQIEERNEKLKEEMLGKLKDLGNMILRPFGLSTANFQVKQDDDTGSYSVNFVQNPNSNNR, encoded by the exons ATGGAGGGTGAGACTGAGGCATTGGCTGCCATGGCCGATTCTTTGAAGGTCTCGGACACAGGAGGACATCCAGATGGCCAGAGCACTAGAAATCAGGAAGAGGACTGTTTTTATGACTGCGAGGAGACCTTTCCTGCAGAGAGAACGTCACTTGCCATAAATCAAACAGAGATGACACACAGTGAAGGAACAGTGAATGAATTACAGACAGATTCCATTAGAAATCCTGACACAGGTGAAGAATCTGCACAGGCTTCTAATCCATTTGAAGGAAATGCTGCTACAAGGGGACATGAGCCACTGGAGAAAGATACAGTGCTGGCAGAAGGAGCGTATGAAAGGATTGGAGAGGGAGATGAAAGGAGGACAGACACGGACTCAGAATTCAAGGAAGAGGCAACAAAGCTTAGTGAGTATGATGACGAGTATTTACGAGAAGCAGAGAAAAACctgacagaggaagagaaagag AGCAGAAAAGTAGAGAGTATGGCACTGAAAGAAAAGGGCAACGCACAGTTCAAGAACCAGG AGTATGTAGAGGCTCAGAAATCGTACACTGATGCACTGGCAGTCTGTCCTGTGTGCTACAGCAAGGAGAGGTCCATCCTCTTCTCGAACCGAGCAGCAGCACGCATGCACCTG GAAGAGAAAACAGACGCCATCAGTGACTGCACTAAAG CTATAGAGCTGAATCCAAACTATGTGCGTGCCATTCTGCGAAGAGCAGAGCTGTATGAGCAAACAGAGAAACTTGATGAAGCTCTGGAGGACTACAAGACTGTGCTGGAGAAAGACCCAGGCATCCCGGCAGCAAGAGAAGCCTGCTGT AGATTACCACGACAGATCGAGGAACgaaatgaaaaactgaaagaagagATGCTgg gTAAACTTAAGGATTTGGGCAACATGATTTTGCGTCCTTTCGGCCTCTCCACTGCCAACTTCCAGGTCAAACAGGATGACGACACAGGATCCTACTCTGttaactttgttcagaatcccaacagcaacaacagatAG
- the pwwp2a gene encoding PWWP domain-containing protein 2A: MAAVAAEPGAAAAAASTTTVGDGLEYEAEPGEHVAGLEPDSAAGFVPEMELCHQAESVDAVQECSQVRMEMRRPDLRVAGKALRVHAEDGHSDTDERVLTDCTHNDTGVAEERLKESFSPTAPAANNEVSPHESIACFPPCSGSDPEPATVFSLSVPARAAPEAETGLSVTETGEPDHSNPESVHPADLEHDFVGLETISEPEAASAAPCSDFKPAEDAFHERPQSPKSQSTSSQETSFRESVAQSCTSDSSHISSKDSVQLPAENEHPHTSPEPQDESLVVCESGVSAEPEQKVCAETVDRQPEAICGLVPGSEVRVSLDHIIDDALVVSFRLGEKIFSGVLMDLSKRFGPYGIPITVFPKREYKDKPESMQLKTEAFQSETEKGVAQGTPDVLSEEPVQGPSVAQPSSNPEPNPWTVKPPPLFQEGAPYPPPLFIRDTYNQSLPQPPPRKIKRPKRRLYREEPTSIMNAIKLRPRQVLCDKCKGAVVQGEKRETRRGPISDCRSDDAKRRRNESTAPGAGKRPRNEARSEDRSRSADVPKRQAAAIRVTSSTPSTLGQSQVKGTAAGSRVIKGVSATAPASANSRVHLSAKKVLQSKNVDHSKAREVLKMAKAQKRQRESVTGSSGNTKAMTRAAALQEAHQKVHFTRRLQQISGGGPGMSNPLPPRMRIKPQRYRNEENDSSSCKPPCLEKVPGGGRLTLPKLAAPRCTSTRSAGQATAAAEPQGPDRELDPPLRQARPKPQPLSQPPSDDSKPQPEPEEQGREIRGSKAGNLVVYMTLKPRQPDSSSTSMCSVDSADDLKSSNSECSSTETLDFPPPGDFRSASAPGTSSTFVSASSSAPKDSKKRSKSLKAAVFSKNVSKCVALDGRTICVGDIVWAKILGFPWWPARILAITVSRKDNGLLVRQEARVSWFGSPTTSFLAITQLAPFLENFQSRFDKKRKGLYRKAITEAAKAAKQLTPEVRALLTQFET; encoded by the exons ATGGCGGCCGTGGCTGCGGAGCcaggagctgctgctgctgctgcatcaacaacaacagtggGGGACGGGCTCGAGTACGAAGCGGAGCCCGGTGAGCATGTGGCCGGCTTAGAGCCCGACTCAGCAGCGGGCTTCGTCCCAGAAATGGAGCTGTGTCACCAGGCTGAGAGTGTGGATGCAGTTCAGGAATGCAGTCAGGTCCGAATGGAAATGAGAAGGCCGGACCTGCGAGTCGCGGGAAAAGCGCTCCGTGTGCACGCAGAGGATGGACACAGCGACACGGACGAGCGCGTGCTCACGGACTGCACGCATAACGACACTGGGGTTGCAGAGGAGCGCCTGAAAGAGTCGTTTTCTCCAACCGCGCCGGCTGCTAATAACGAGGTCAGTCCACACGAGTCCATCGCCTGCTTTCCGCCCTGCTCCGGCTCAGATCCTGAACCCGCCACCGTTTTCTCGCTTTCTGTCCCTGCTCGAGCTGCTCCTGAAGCGGAGACCGGATTGTCCGTGACTGAAACGGGGGAACCAGACCACAGTAATCCCGAATCGGTGCATCCTGCTGATCTGGAGCATGATTTCGTAGGATTAGAGACAATCTCAGAGCCCGAAGCTGCAAGTGCTGCTCCCTGCTCCGACTTCAAACCTGCAGAGGATGCTTTCCATGAACGCCCTCAGTCTCCCAAATCGCAGTCCACTTCATCACAAGAGACCTCGTTTAGAGAATCGGTTGCACAAAGTTGCACGAGTGACTCTTCTCACATCTCCAGTAAGGACTCTGTCCAGCTTCCAGCAGAGAACGAGCATCCTCACACCTCCCCAGAACCGCAGGATGAgagtttagtggtgtgtgagtcGGGTGTGAGCGCAGAGCCCGAGCAGAAAGTGTGTGCAGAAACTGTGGACAGACAGCCAGAGGCGATCTGCGGGCTCGTGCCTGGTTCCGAGGTTCGGGTCTCACTGGATCACATCATCGACGATGCACTCGTTGTGTCGTTTCGTTTAGGCGAGAAGATCTTCTCCGGGGTGCTCATGGACCTTTCCAAAAG ATTTGGACCCTATGGAATTCCAATAACTGTGTTTCCCAAGAGAGAGTACAAGGACAAACCAGAATCTATGCAGCTTAAGACGGAGGCATTCCAGTCAGAGACTGAGAAGGGAGTCGCTCAAGGAACTCCTGACGTCCTTTCAGAGGAACCTGTGCAGGGGCCTTCAGTGGCTCAACCCAGTTCTAACCCCGAGCCCAACCCATGGACCGTGAAACCACCCCCTTTGTTTCAGGAGGGGGCTCCTTACCCGCCTCCACTGTTCATCAGGGACACCTACAACCAGTCGTTACCTCAGCCTCCACCTCGCAAGATCAAACGGCCGAAGCGCAGGCTGTACAGAGAGGAGCCCACCTCCATTATGAATGCCATCAAGCTTCGACCGAGACAAGTGCTGTGTGATAAATGCAAAGGGGCTGTGGTACAAGGCGAGAAACGCGAAACGCGCAGAGGCCCTATATCAGACTGCCGGAGTGATGATGCAAAACGCCGGCGCAATGAGAGCACAGCTCCGGGTGCTGGGAAGCGGCCTCGCAATGAGGCACGTTCAGAGGACAGGAGCCGCTCAGCCGATGTGCCCAAGCGGCAAGCTGCAGCGATACGGGTCACTTCTTCAACCCCCTCCACTCTGGGCCAGAGCCAAGTAAAAGGAACAGCTGCAGGGAGCCGAGTGATTAAAGGAGTGTCCGCCACTGCACCGGCCTCAGCCAATTCCCGGGTCCATCTCAGTGCCAAGAAAGTGCTGCAGAGCAAAAACGTTGACCACTCGAAGGCACGTGAAGTGCTAAAGATGGCCAAAGCACAGAAGAGGCAGAGGGAATCGGTCACGGGCAGCAGCGGTAACACGAAGGCCATGACGAGGGCCGCAGCTCTTCAGGAGGCCCACCAGAAGGTCCACTTCACCCGACGACTGCAGCAGATCAGTGGAGGAGGACCAGGCATGTCCAACCCGCTGCCACCCAGGATGCGCATCAAGCCTCAAAGGTACCGTAATGAAGAAAATGATTCTTCCTCATGTAAGCCACCTTGCTTGGAGAAAGTGCCAGGAGGAGGGCGTTTAACGCTGCCTAAGCTAGCTGCTCCTCGCTGCACCTCCACACGCTCCGCAGGCCAGGCCACTGCCGCTGCAGAGCCTCAGGGGCCAGACAGAGAGCTGGATCCCCCACTGAGGCAGGCGCGACCCAAACCCCAACCGCTCTCCCAGCCACCCTCGGACGACAGCAAACCGCAGCCTGAGCCAGAGGAACAGGGGCGGGAGATACGCGGGAGCAAGGCTGGCAACCTGGTGGTATACATGACCCTGAAACCCAGGCAGCCCGACTCCTCTAGTACCTCCATGTGCAGTGTCGATAGTGCAGATGACTTAAAGTCATCAAACTCTGAGTGTAGCTCGACCGAGACGCTTGACTTCCCTCCTCCTGGCGATTTTCGATCTGCCTCTGCCCCTGGCACATCTTCCACTTTCGTCTCTGCCTCTTCCTCTGCTCCCAAGGATTCAAAAAAGCGCAGTAAATCCCtcaaagctgcagttttttccAAAAATGTCTCGAAGTGTGTTGCTCTGGATGGCAGGACCATTTGCGTAGGGGACATTGTGTGGGCTAAAATCCTTGGCTTCCCTTGGTGGCCTGCCCGCATCTTAGCTATCACAGTGAGCCGCAAAGATAATGGGCTGTTAGTCAGGCAGGAGGCCCGCGTCTCCTGGTTTGGGTCACCTACCACTTCCTTCCTGGCAATTACTCAGCTTGCCCCCTTTCTAGAAAACTTCCAGTCTCGCTTTGACAAGAAGAGAAAGGGCCTGTACCGTAAAGCCATCACAGAGGCCGCCAAGGCAGCCAAACAGCTCACTCCTGAGGTTCGCGCCTTGCTAACTCAGTTTGAGACGTGA